A stretch of Deinococcus roseus DNA encodes these proteins:
- a CDS encoding diacylglycerol/lipid kinase family protein: MEATLIYNQNAGGSNRITPEALIDALSGIGYQPVYQATSCEDDLEKALQDARGAVFVAGGDGTVRATALHLLGKDLYLGLLPMGTANNIGRTLGIIGEPLEVISRYAGGTTVPFDVGRVRAPWGEDFFLEACGCGLYADVLAAYNPQNGKSPVRALQAMSTTLSGYQPVPTVLCVDHADFSGSYLMTEVLNTQATGPRLRLAPLAHTGDGFLDVVTINQEQQESMFTYLGGLLGGNFTDLASVSHHKGEFIELHWSGQPFHIDGEIRPHGATGMVPNAEGQIVIEVMKGALNLLVPAQENHHV, encoded by the coding sequence ATGGAAGCGACCCTGATTTACAACCAGAATGCCGGTGGCAGCAACAGAATCACCCCTGAAGCCCTGATCGATGCCCTGTCTGGCATTGGATACCAGCCCGTCTATCAGGCCACCAGTTGCGAAGATGACCTTGAAAAAGCCCTGCAAGATGCCCGTGGAGCGGTTTTTGTGGCGGGCGGAGATGGCACCGTGAGGGCCACAGCTTTGCACCTGCTGGGCAAAGACCTGTATCTGGGTTTGTTGCCGATGGGGACCGCCAACAACATTGGACGCACCCTGGGCATCATTGGAGAGCCCCTGGAGGTGATTTCCCGTTATGCTGGCGGGACCACAGTGCCCTTCGATGTGGGCCGGGTGCGTGCCCCCTGGGGCGAGGATTTTTTTCTGGAGGCCTGCGGATGTGGCCTTTATGCCGATGTGCTGGCCGCTTACAACCCCCAGAACGGCAAGAGTCCGGTGCGGGCACTGCAGGCCATGAGCACCACCCTGAGTGGCTACCAGCCTGTGCCCACCGTGCTCTGCGTGGACCACGCTGACTTTTCTGGCAGTTACCTGATGACCGAGGTGCTGAACACCCAGGCCACCGGACCCCGTTTGCGCCTTGCCCCTCTGGCCCATACGGGAGATGGCTTTCTGGATGTGGTCACCATCAATCAGGAGCAACAGGAAAGCATGTTCACCTACCTGGGTGGACTGCTGGGAGGGAATTTCACCGATCTGGCCAGTGTTTCCCACCACAAGGGTGAATTCATCGAACTGCACTGGAGCGGGCAGCCTTTCCACATTGATGGGGAAATCCGGCCCCATGGGGCCACAGGCATGGTCCCCAACGCCGAGGGGCAAATTGTGATTGAGGTGATGAAAGGTGCCCTGAACCTGCTGGTGCCCGCACAGGAGAACCACCATGTCTAA
- a CDS encoding DUF1206 domain-containing protein, giving the protein MPPKSMGSHSQNTAQSSPPDSISSRAKAHVRDKVQKAAPWLEKFARFGYFCKGIMYLTIAFLAIRGVLQEGRNPTDQRGALEYLGRNTFSDVMLVVLAIGLLGYSLWQFLRAFLDPEGQGKKLKGIFKRMGYAFSGAAYLTLSWAAVRVSLLKDHVWDQNSEEHWTARILELPAGREMVGLLGLVFLALALNQIYVAVKGSFMKHMESWHLNRHQQTAMVVVGRIGILARGLVVGMVGWLFLKAAWYIDAEKAGGMSEAIRSFERAPGGVIAYSLIALGMLLYGLYAWIQAAYRRIPLQDSSQQA; this is encoded by the coding sequence ATGCCTCCAAAATCCATGGGTTCCCATTCACAAAACACTGCCCAATCTTCCCCGCCAGACTCCATTTCCAGCCGGGCCAAAGCCCACGTCAGGGACAAAGTTCAAAAAGCTGCCCCCTGGCTGGAAAAATTTGCCCGATTTGGCTACTTCTGCAAAGGGATCATGTACCTGACCATCGCTTTTCTGGCCATCCGGGGGGTGCTGCAGGAAGGGCGCAATCCAACAGACCAGCGGGGGGCGCTGGAATACCTGGGGCGCAACACCTTCAGCGATGTGATGCTGGTGGTTCTGGCCATCGGCTTGCTGGGATACAGCCTCTGGCAATTCCTGAGGGCTTTTCTGGATCCCGAAGGACAGGGGAAAAAATTAAAAGGCATTTTCAAACGGATGGGTTATGCCTTCAGTGGTGCAGCTTATTTGACCCTGTCCTGGGCTGCTGTGCGGGTGTCTTTGCTCAAGGACCACGTGTGGGACCAGAACTCTGAGGAACACTGGACTGCCCGCATTCTGGAGCTTCCTGCTGGCCGTGAAATGGTGGGATTGCTGGGACTGGTGTTTCTGGCGTTGGCACTCAACCAGATCTATGTGGCCGTCAAAGGTTCTTTCATGAAGCACATGGAAAGCTGGCACCTGAACCGTCACCAGCAAACCGCCATGGTGGTGGTGGGCCGGATCGGCATCCTGGCCCGTGGACTGGTGGTGGGCATGGTGGGCTGGTTGTTCCTGAAAGCCGCATGGTACATCGATGCAGAGAAAGCAGGAGGCATGTCAGAGGCCATTCGCAGTTTTGAACGGGCACCAGGAGGTGTCATTGCCTACAGTCTGATTGCATTGGGCATGTTGCTGTATGGACTGTACGCCTGGATTCAGGCCGCATACCGCAGAATCCCTTTGCAGGATTCCTCCCAGCAGGCCTGA
- a CDS encoding cellulase family glycosylhydrolase: protein MKKLMASALFSSVLLASCSSVQTPEFHSELAPSINQSINQSASQNIQSQAAGYTISGANILDPIGQPFIVKGASVAYQTFIFNGQDHGGYDRANYLYLDAMLDDLKARGVNLVRIFVTEPIATRTAAWNKNQSYLTMLDRVVDAANARGMVALVTNSYRKYTTAGVSFVGSLASRYKNNPKVWLTPMNEPNCAGNTYSETKCENWANWKKEQNQYILAIRNAGFTNPILINSISYSWDLTGVTNPSYKLSDPLNRLIYGAHRYGNDHETWTTDQAADADRNWANLSSTLPVVVDEVGADNGEGEFGTPFVNSLVWADGFMQYVKNWVQNRGGDGAIAFTSYTSDGNTMYEDAGYISGNVPQPVLPLRLSPWGSIFYNRFLLP, encoded by the coding sequence ATGAAGAAGTTGATGGCAAGTGCACTGTTCTCCTCTGTTCTGCTGGCTTCCTGCAGCAGCGTACAGACCCCCGAATTTCATTCGGAGCTGGCCCCCAGCATCAATCAAAGCATCAATCAATCTGCATCCCAGAACATTCAATCCCAGGCCGCGGGTTACACCATCAGCGGAGCCAACATTCTGGATCCCATTGGTCAGCCTTTCATTGTGAAAGGGGCCAGTGTGGCCTACCAGACGTTTATTTTCAATGGGCAGGACCACGGCGGCTATGACCGGGCCAATTACCTGTACCTGGATGCCATGCTGGACGATCTGAAAGCCCGCGGGGTCAATCTGGTGCGCATTTTTGTGACCGAGCCCATCGCCACCAGGACTGCAGCCTGGAACAAAAACCAGTCTTACCTGACCATGCTGGACCGCGTGGTGGACGCTGCCAACGCAAGGGGCATGGTGGCCCTGGTCACCAACTCCTACCGCAAGTACACCACCGCCGGGGTCAGCTTCGTGGGTTCGCTGGCTTCCCGTTACAAGAACAACCCCAAAGTCTGGTTGACCCCCATGAACGAGCCCAACTGCGCAGGCAACACCTACAGCGAAACCAAATGCGAAAACTGGGCCAACTGGAAAAAAGAGCAGAACCAGTACATTCTGGCCATCCGCAATGCCGGGTTCACCAATCCGATCCTGATCAACAGCATCAGTTACTCCTGGGACCTCACCGGGGTGACCAATCCCAGTTACAAACTCAGCGATCCGCTGAACCGCCTGATTTATGGGGCCCACCGTTACGGCAACGACCATGAAACCTGGACCACAGATCAGGCTGCAGATGCAGACCGCAACTGGGCCAACCTGAGCAGCACCCTTCCTGTGGTGGTGGATGAGGTCGGCGCAGACAACGGTGAAGGCGAATTCGGCACCCCCTTTGTGAACAGCCTGGTGTGGGCAGATGGATTCATGCAGTACGTGAAAAACTGGGTCCAGAACCGTGGGGGAGATGGAGCCATCGCTTTCACCAGTTACACCTCGGATGGCAACACCATGTACGAAGATGCGGGTTACATCAGTGGGAATGTGCCTCAACCTGTTTTGCCCCTCAGGCTGTCTCCCTGGGGAAGCATCTTCTACAACCGTTTCCTGTTGCCCTGA
- a CDS encoding response regulator transcription factor translates to MKILIVEDDRDIRTALGDALTHADHQPELAASVAEAWGLLDLYTFDAIICDVGLPEGERAGFQLVRELRHRGVLTPVMYLTGLDSLEDTVKGLDAGGDDYILKPFRVPEVLARLRAHFRRARPASMTDLEHLDLVLQWESKKVTLKGQEVRLTQKEYQLLELLASHRGRIFSRDELLDRVWDGEFQSSTNLVDVYISMLRKKLGEGYIENVRGRGYRFPE, encoded by the coding sequence ATGAAAATTTTGATTGTGGAAGACGACAGAGACATCCGCACCGCCCTGGGCGACGCATTGACCCACGCAGACCACCAGCCAGAACTGGCCGCTTCGGTGGCAGAAGCCTGGGGTCTGCTGGACCTCTACACCTTCGATGCCATCATCTGCGATGTGGGCCTTCCAGAAGGAGAACGGGCAGGCTTTCAACTGGTGCGGGAATTGCGCCACCGTGGTGTTTTGACTCCGGTGATGTACCTGACAGGTCTGGACAGCCTGGAAGACACGGTCAAAGGTCTGGATGCAGGCGGTGACGATTACATCCTCAAACCCTTCCGGGTGCCCGAAGTGCTGGCCCGACTGCGTGCCCATTTCAGGCGGGCCAGACCGGCCAGCATGACCGATCTGGAACACCTGGACCTTGTGCTGCAGTGGGAAAGCAAAAAAGTCACTTTAAAAGGTCAGGAGGTGCGCCTGACCCAGAAGGAGTACCAGTTGCTGGAACTGCTGGCCTCCCACCGGGGCAGGATCTTCAGCCGCGATGAACTGCTGGACCGGGTGTGGGATGGGGAATTTCAGTCCTCAACCAACCTGGTGGACGTGTACATCAGCATGCTCAGGAAAAAACTGGGCGAGGGGTACATCGAGAACGTGCGGGGCCGGGGGTACCGCTTTCCAGAGTGA
- a CDS encoding sensor histidine kinase, which translates to MWTIRNKLLLLCLGVVLSGFVVESLLTGVFYQRIVQLYSQERAARLATFMADVMQWWFDGDESPDPGDEDWLREELGPARSMVYHIDLDTRKYSKTPVWKSMKASLPPLDPAGLQQLADNLQESDVMCVCGAYRVATRREWKYIVQVALPLSIDRQNMAGFRQTTLLVGGIIFLLVGLLAWLLARSITRPLVELSGQARSLENNPEFLYASRQDEVGVLSRALQEGVKEVQEARARERRFLAAASHELRTPITALLVSIEQEARRSRSIEEHHQTLQRVHATALRLRELSSNLLTLVKPPSQTDLQVNLTEITASVVDELMPLAADKGLWLDFDGENLSMSGDPHALRQMVTNLMSNSIKFTQRGEVVVRLEQQDSNIELTIEDSGIGLPENHQDLFQAFTRGKGAAQLSPGSGLGLAVVQEVVQAHHGTITLKNRSAGGTLATVRLPIKEKT; encoded by the coding sequence ATGTGGACCATCCGCAACAAACTGCTTTTGCTCTGTCTGGGGGTGGTGCTGTCGGGTTTTGTGGTGGAATCCCTGCTGACCGGGGTGTTCTACCAGCGCATCGTGCAGCTTTACAGTCAGGAGCGTGCTGCACGGCTCGCCACCTTCATGGCCGATGTGATGCAGTGGTGGTTTGATGGGGATGAGTCTCCTGATCCTGGAGACGAGGACTGGCTGCGTGAAGAACTGGGGCCTGCCCGTTCGATGGTCTACCACATTGATCTGGACACCCGCAAATACAGCAAAACCCCGGTCTGGAAAAGCATGAAAGCCAGTCTGCCCCCGCTGGACCCGGCAGGTTTGCAGCAACTGGCAGACAACCTGCAAGAATCCGATGTGATGTGCGTGTGTGGAGCTTACCGGGTGGCCACCAGACGGGAATGGAAATACATCGTGCAGGTGGCACTGCCCCTCAGCATTGACCGCCAGAACATGGCCGGTTTCAGGCAGACCACGCTGCTGGTGGGGGGCATCATCTTCCTGCTGGTCGGTCTGCTGGCATGGTTGCTGGCCCGCAGCATCACCCGGCCCCTGGTGGAACTGTCCGGGCAGGCCCGAAGCCTGGAAAACAATCCGGAATTTCTGTATGCCTCCAGACAGGACGAGGTGGGGGTGCTGTCGCGCGCTTTGCAGGAAGGGGTCAAAGAAGTGCAGGAGGCCAGAGCAAGAGAGCGGCGTTTTCTGGCTGCAGCCTCACACGAACTGAGAACCCCCATCACGGCCCTGCTGGTCTCCATTGAGCAGGAGGCCAGACGCTCCAGAAGCATCGAGGAGCACCACCAGACCCTGCAACGGGTGCATGCCACCGCGTTGCGTTTGCGGGAACTCAGCAGCAACCTGCTGACCCTGGTGAAACCCCCCTCCCAGACGGATTTGCAGGTCAACCTCACCGAGATCACCGCCTCGGTGGTGGATGAACTGATGCCCCTGGCAGCAGACAAAGGGCTCTGGCTGGACTTTGATGGAGAAAACCTCTCGATGTCCGGGGACCCGCACGCCCTGAGGCAGATGGTCACCAACCTGATGTCCAACAGCATCAAATTCACCCAGCGTGGAGAAGTGGTGGTGCGCCTGGAGCAGCAGGACAGCAACATCGAATTGACCATCGAGGACAGCGGAATTGGTCTGCCCGAAAACCACCAGGATCTGTTTCAGGCTTTCACGCGGGGCAAAGGGGCAGCCCAGCTCAGCCCTGGGTCAGGTCTGGGGCTGGCCGTGGTGCAGGAAGTGGTGCAGGCCCACCACGGCACCATCACTCTGAAAAACCGATCTGCAGGGGGCACCCTGGCCACCGTGCGCCTCCCCATCAAGGAAAAAACATGA
- a CDS encoding heme-binding domain-containing protein, with amino-acid sequence MHSPRRSPWPRILLVVFALFLLIQVVPFGRAHTNPPVQATPQWDRPVTAQLFARACQDCHSNQTTWPWYSNVAPVSWLVQSHVQEGRSKFNINEPGFGREAHEAAETVEEGKMPDRSYLPLHPEARLTDSEKQQLISGLKATFGESGEDRKNRDGGED; translated from the coding sequence ATGCATTCTCCCAGACGTTCCCCCTGGCCCCGAATTCTGCTGGTCGTTTTTGCCCTTTTTCTGCTGATTCAGGTTGTCCCTTTTGGCCGTGCCCACACCAACCCACCTGTGCAGGCGACCCCCCAATGGGACCGACCTGTGACGGCACAACTTTTTGCACGGGCCTGTCAGGATTGCCACAGCAACCAGACCACCTGGCCCTGGTACTCCAACGTGGCTCCGGTGTCATGGCTGGTTCAGAGCCATGTGCAGGAAGGCCGCAGCAAGTTCAACATCAACGAACCGGGTTTTGGCCGGGAAGCCCATGAAGCTGCAGAAACCGTGGAAGAAGGAAAGATGCCAGACCGTTCTTACCTGCCCCTGCACCCCGAGGCCCGCCTGACCGACAGTGAAAAACAGCAATTGATCTCAGGATTGAAAGCCACTTTTGGAGAATCGGGAGAAGACAGGAAAAACAGGGATGGGGGAGAGGATTGA
- a CDS encoding NAD-dependent malic enzyme → MKTSIPVSLQGRALLQDPFLNKGTAFTPEERARFHLEGRLPPRVETLHEQVQRMYAQYQENHNPLEKHLFLRSLQEYNRTLYYALLQNHVEEMLPIVYTPTVGEAIQTYSTNFREPRGLVVNRENYIRLDEILEEYDDTELVVATDAEGILGIGDQGFGGIGISIGKLTLYTLVAGFDPARTLPVVFDVGTDNQSLLQDPYYLGMREPRLRGEAYFEILDAFIEAFQKRFPHAILQWEDFSRGNAFRVLERYRNRLPSFNDDIQGTGATALAGLIAATDQGKHLKDQKFLVLGAGAGGMGVTGQIYQGLLQLGLSAEEARSRIYLMGRNGLLLQGDSRLEDHQAPFARAVQDIQNWTFAGQIPSMLETIQNAGITALLGLSGAGGAFTEEVVRAVHQNTSTPLIFALSNPTHLAEVTPEHALAWTDGAAIVATGSPFPDVYHAGRIYEIGQGNNTFIFPGVGWGVQAAGASTIPDELFTAAAFALAETVSTERLQKGAVFPRIADLFRANQHVARKVAATAVALGLSSRPVAEMEAALQEPEWAPVYRTYLPVDDS, encoded by the coding sequence GTGAAAACGTCCATTCCCGTTTCCCTGCAAGGCCGCGCATTGCTGCAAGACCCTTTTCTGAACAAAGGCACTGCTTTCACCCCCGAAGAGCGGGCACGCTTTCATCTGGAAGGCCGCCTGCCCCCCAGGGTGGAAACCCTGCACGAGCAGGTTCAGCGCATGTATGCCCAGTATCAGGAGAACCACAATCCGCTGGAAAAGCACCTGTTTCTGCGTTCCTTGCAGGAATACAACCGCACCCTGTATTACGCCCTCTTGCAAAACCACGTGGAGGAGATGTTGCCCATCGTGTACACCCCCACGGTGGGAGAGGCCATCCAGACCTACAGCACCAACTTCAGAGAGCCCAGAGGCCTGGTGGTCAACAGAGAGAATTACATCCGCCTGGACGAGATTCTGGAAGAATACGATGACACCGAACTGGTGGTCGCCACCGATGCAGAGGGCATCCTGGGCATCGGAGACCAGGGTTTTGGGGGCATCGGGATCAGCATTGGAAAGCTGACCCTTTACACGCTGGTGGCGGGCTTTGACCCGGCCCGCACCCTCCCAGTGGTCTTCGATGTGGGCACCGACAACCAGAGCCTCTTGCAGGACCCTTACTACCTGGGCATGCGAGAACCCCGTTTGCGGGGTGAAGCCTACTTTGAGATTCTGGATGCCTTCATTGAGGCGTTTCAGAAGCGTTTTCCCCATGCCATCCTGCAATGGGAGGACTTCAGCCGGGGCAATGCTTTCCGGGTGCTGGAGCGGTACCGCAACCGGCTTCCCAGCTTCAACGATGACATTCAGGGCACCGGGGCCACCGCTCTGGCAGGCCTGATTGCTGCCACCGATCAGGGCAAACACCTGAAAGACCAGAAATTTCTGGTGCTGGGCGCAGGTGCCGGAGGAATGGGCGTGACCGGGCAGATCTATCAGGGTTTGTTACAACTGGGCCTTTCTGCAGAGGAGGCCAGAAGCCGCATCTACCTGATGGGCCGCAATGGCTTGCTGCTGCAGGGGGATTCCAGGCTGGAGGACCACCAGGCTCCGTTTGCCCGCGCAGTGCAGGACATCCAGAATTGGACTTTTGCAGGCCAGATTCCCAGCATGCTGGAAACCATCCAGAACGCTGGAATCACTGCACTGCTGGGGCTTTCAGGTGCCGGAGGGGCTTTCACAGAAGAAGTGGTCCGGGCCGTGCATCAAAACACCTCCACCCCCCTGATTTTTGCGCTGTCCAATCCCACCCACCTGGCAGAGGTCACCCCAGAGCATGCCCTGGCCTGGACAGATGGAGCGGCCATTGTGGCGACCGGAAGCCCTTTTCCAGACGTGTACCATGCAGGCAGAATCTACGAAATTGGGCAGGGCAACAACACCTTCATTTTTCCAGGGGTGGGCTGGGGGGTGCAGGCTGCGGGGGCCAGCACCATCCCGGATGAACTGTTCACTGCTGCCGCCTTTGCCCTTGCTGAAACCGTGAGCACAGAACGCCTGCAAAAAGGCGCTGTGTTTCCCCGCATTGCTGATCTGTTCAGGGCCAATCAGCATGTGGCCCGCAAGGTGGCAGCAACAGCGGTGGCACTGGGGCTTTCCAGCCGTCCTGTTGCAGAGATGGAAGCTGCCTTGCAGGAGCCTGAGTGGGCTCCGGTTTACCGGACCTACCTGCCTGTGGATGACAGCTGA